The sequence below is a genomic window from Streptosporangium lutulentum.
CCTCGGCGACCGCCCGGATGGCGGGCCCGGCCAGAAGGACGTCGCCCGCGTCGTCCAGACGGGCGACGAGAACGGTGCCGGTCGTCGTTCCGGTCATCGCCGTCCTCGCGGCCCACCGCGGAGGCGACGCGCACGCGCCACCGGCGGATCATGAAAGGTCGCGTTCAACCCGAGCAGTCTCATGGAGCTGGCCTCTCGTCCGATATCTGAATGACTACCGAGAGCGGCGCTCCTCAAACAGAAAAACTGGATATAAGCGCAGTTAAGGGACCTATCGGCTGATTCTTGTTACTTTAAGTAGTTATTTTCGGGTTTATTCGCACTTGCCAGTCACGGCCGACGGCATGACGGACGGGTGCCCCCGCGTCAGCGGGAGAGGAGATGGGCGTTGGGCTCGCGGGCGCGCCATGCCAGTTCGGGGATCTCCAGCACGGTGACCCCCGCCGCCGCGAGCTCCTCCGCACCGTGGCAGTCGACGAAGAGCAGCGGCTCCCGCCAGGCCATCACCACTCGCCGGATGCCGCTGTCCAGGATCAGCCGGGTGCAGGTCCTCGGGCGCGAGCTGCGCGTGCTGCACGGCTCCAGGCTGCTGTAGATCGTGGCGCCGGCCAGCCTGGGGTCATCGGGGGAGATCTTGCTGAGCGCCGACTCCTCCGCGTGGACGTGCTGGTCGGTCTCCCGCGAGTATCCGCGGGCGATCTCCTCGCCGTCGGCGGCGACGACCACCGCGCCGACCGAGAAGGCCGTGTCGGAGGACGGGCACAGCTCCGCCAGGTCGCATGCGAGCCGCAACCAGTCGCGGTCGCCCTCGGCGGCCGTCACAGGAGGTACCGCAGGAGGGTGACGTCGCCCATCTTGCGGACCTCCGCCAGGTCCATCCGGCGCCGGCGATCGTGGGGAAAGCCGCCGTCCCGGACGAAACGCGGGGCGGTGGAGTCGCCGACGAAGAACGGGGCGATCACGAGATGGAGCTCGTCCACCAGATCTTCCTGGAGGAACCGGGTGTGCACCGAGGCCCCGCCCTCGACCATCAGCCGGCGCACCCCGCGCCCGGCCAGGTCTCCGAGAAGACGGCGGAGCTCCACGGGGTCGCCCGCGTCGACGACCTCGGCGTCCGTCCCGGCCTCGCCGAGGCGGGCGGAGAGCTTGCCGACGGCGGCCGACGCGGCATAAACGATCTTCTCCGCGTCACCGGCGGCGAAGAAGCGGCTGGACGGATCGAGGTCCCCCGCCGTGGTCAGCGTCACCTTCGCGGGCGACGGCGGCACCCCTCGTGCGACCCTTTCCCGCCTGCGGGCCTGCGACCGGACCAGGAGCCGGGGATCGTCACGGCGGACGGTGCCCGCTCCCACCAGGATCGCGTCGCAGGTGGCCCGCACCTCGTCGACCCGGTCGAAGTCCTCGTCGTTGGAGAGCAGGAGCCGCTCCGGGGAGCTGTCGTCGATGTATCCGTCGACGGACATCGCGCAGCTCAACAGCACATAGGGACGATCCTTCACCCTTCGCCTCCCGAACTCGCCCTTGCCTTCTCGCTTGCCTTCTTGCCTTCTGAAACGGATATCGGCCGATCGTAACAACCGTTCCGGAGGAGCCGCCCACCGCCACCTCCGACGATCGTCGCCGCGGCCCGCGAGCGGACGGAACTACGGTGACATGCCGTTCGTCATTCACCGTACGACCTCCCTTCGACACCGAGAGGCATCCACGCGTGCGTAGCTCGTTCTTCGGAAACCTGGAGCAGGGTCAGGTACCCGGCCATTTCACCCTGCAGAACTCCAAGATGGTGCGGGTGCACCTGAACGGAGAGGTGCTGGCGCGGCAGGGCTCCATGGTCGCCTTCCAGGGAAAGATGGACTTCGACTACGAGGGCTCCGGCGGGATGGGCCGGTTCCTGAAAAAAATGGTCACCGGAGAGGGCGCGCCGCTGATGCGGGTCCGCGGGCAGGGCACGCTCTTCCTGGCCGACAACGCCGACGACGTTCACCTGTTCTATCTGGAGAACGAGGCGATCACCGTCAACGGGACGAACCTGCTGGCCTTCGACCCTCAGCTCACCTGGGACATCCAGCGCCTCCAGGGCGCCGGCATCGCCACCGGCGGCCTGTTCAACACCACGATCCAGGGCACCGGCTGGGTGGCGGTCACGGCGCACGGCGCACCCGTGCTGCTCGACACCTCCGACGCGCCGACCTTCGCCGACAGCCAGTCCGCGGTGTGCTGGAGCGCCGGGCTGCGCGTGGGCGTCAACCGCACCATGAAGGCGGGTGCGCTGATCGGCCGCGGGAGCGGCGAGGCCGCGCAGCTCGCGTTCCAGGGCGCGGGCTTCGTGCTGGTTCAGGCCAGTGAAGGCCCGATCATGCCGCAGAGCGGCGGCTGATCATCACGGGATGAGAGCCGCCGCTCCGCCCCCACGCGCCGCGTGAGCGACGCGGCGGAAGAATCCCCGGCCTTCGGCGAAGGCCGGGAAGGGGTTCACGATCTGGCCTGGATCAGGCCGTGTGTGCCACTGACGCGCCACGGTTTTCCGCTCGCCTCCAGAGCCGTGACCGTCCCGGCTTCGAGGCCGACCACCACCTCGGACTTCAGGGTCCGCAGGGCCGCCACGGGACCGGGAAAATATTCGGTGGCCACGGCGAACGGCGTGGTCGGCGGCCAGTACCGATCGCCGACCAGCCGCCGGTAGTTCAGGTCGCCCTTCATGATCGTCAATGAGGCGGACGCGAAGTCCTCCCTCAGGTCGCCGGGCATCTCCTCGTACGGCAGGGGCGCGCACGCGAAGGCGTGTGCCCGCACGAGCAGCCGCCCCGATCCCATCGCCTCCCGGAGCCGTCCGCCGATCTCACCGGCCCTGCCACCGGCCGCCGACATGCGCCGCAGGCAGGCGACGACGTCCGCCATCATGGCGTCGGACACGTAGTAGGGAGACGGCTTGACGTGGAGGACGACCTCCTCCACGCCCCGGGCGTGCAGCAGGTGGTCGATCAGGACGAGGTCCGGCAACAGTTCGTTCCCGGCGTTGTCCGCGACGAGGCAGACCCGCGAGGAGCGACCGCCCGCCGGTGAGGCGCCGCCGGCCGAGGAGCGACCGCCCGCCGCGGAGGCCCCGCCGGTCGGCGAACCGTCGCCCGCCGCGGGTCCGCCCCCGGCCGGCGAACCATCGCCCGCCGGTGAGGCGCCGGCCGCCGAAAGGTCGTCGATCATCGACCAGACGAGCGCGCTGTCGTCGGCCACCAGGCCCGGAACCCGAACGTCGAGCCCCGAGCCCCCGGCGGAGATCAGAAATCCGAGATCCGCCCGGTTTCCCCACAGCGCCTTCAGCGTCAACGCCTGGGCCTGCTCCCCCGGGCTCAGGGCGGAGAACCCGTCGAGCGCGCGGAGCTCGTCGTCGACGGCTCCGCCGAACAGCTCGGCCTGCTTGAACGGCTCGAAGGGATCCACACCCCACCACGGACCGGGATCGAAGTATCCGACCGCGGCGAGGAGCTTGCGGTAGAAGTAGCTCTCCGCCCACAGGAACGGCGCGTCGTCCCATCGCCGCCCGAGGTGGCCCCGATCCCAGCTCTCCCAGAGGTCCCGATCGTGCGTGGCGCCCCGCAGCGGCCCGATCACACCTTCGGTGATCTCCCCGAGCAGAAGGTCGAGCGCCCGAAGCCGGTCCGGATCGTACGGCGTGGCATCGCGGACCTTCTGGATCAGGGCGGGGTGCCGCTCGTGGAGGACCTTCCAGGTGAAGGAACCGGGCACGTCGCTCAGGATCACGGACGCGTCGGACGGCACCCCGAGCCGTCCGGGTCCCCTCCGGATATCACCGTCTGCCACTTTCCACTTCCTTCGACGCCCGGCTGACTCTCGTGGACGGCACACCGTACCGGGCCCGGCGGGCTGATCGCCGCGTCAGGCGAGGCACCGCAGGGCGGTCCTGAGCCTGCGGTCGAGTGGGTGATCGTCCGGCAACCGGCCGACCGTCGTCTCGACGAACACCTCCGCGGGCATCCTCTCGCTCCTGCCGTCCGCCCGCACCACGACTCCCTCGCCGGTCAGGTCGGTCTTGATTCCCGAGCCCAGCTCGTCGAGCACGAACGCGCCCACCCTGGCCCGCCACCGCGTCCGCTCGCCGGCCTCGTCCTCCGAGACGGGCGCTCCCACGTCGTCGGCGTGGGTGGCGTACTCCGAGTCGTAGTGGAAGGCCTGCAGGCCCACCGGGTACGGTCCCGCCGAGGTTCGCAGCTCCGCCTCGCGACCGAGCGCGCGCATGCGCTCGCGCGTCTCCCCGTTCGCCCGCCGCCACTCCTCCAGCACCTCCCGGACGGGCACGTCCCGGCGGCTCCGTACGCACCACTCGTTGAAGCCGCTGAAGCCGCCTCCCACCCCTTCGCGTTCGAGCGTCGCGAAGAAACCCTCAAGGTCGTCGTCGAGGCAGGCGTGGTTGTACAGCTCCTCGCCGGCGAGGTGCCCGAGGACGTCCCGCACCGACCAGCCCTCGCACCGGGAGGGGGAACTCCAGGCTTCCTCGTCGAGCCGCGAGAAGTGCCGGTCCAGGCGGGCGGCCTCGGCGTCGAAGACGTCGAAAGGGTCGAGATCCGCCAGTGGATCCTTCGATTCTGAGGTCATGCCCTCAGCGATACCCAGGAAGGAAGAAGTGGAACGGCGCTCACCTGTGCCGCGACGGGGCCGACGCCAACGGTTACGACCGGCTTACGATCAGGACATTGTCTCCGGAATGTTGCGAAGCAAGTGTTAACGTTCACACAAGCGCTGCCAACACGCCGTTCCCCGCCGATCCTCGCTGCTCGGACCCGGGAACGGACCTTCGGGCGGACGCCGCGAGGGCCGTTCTCGTCGACATTCATCCCTCAGGGGTTGACAGTCGGGCAATGCGGGCATTTGATGGCACGTCACAAAGTCAATCACGTCATCGCAAGGTTTATAAAGATCAATGTGAGCGCTAACACCTTCAAGGCGGGCTGTGTGGGAGCCCACCTGTATGCCGCCGGAGGCGCGACTCGACCGAGTCGCGCCGCCTTTCGGCACCCGGACCACGGGCGCCGGGGCGACGGCTCTGCCCCTTGCGGCCGCGGCATGCCGCCCGAGCACCGGCTGCCCTCGGGACGCCAGGCGTTCCCGCTCTCCTCCGGCGTCCCAGGAGCGGCATGGCCCCCTCCCAGAGGGGCATACGGGTCTGAACTTCCCCACCGGGTCGAACCCCCGACACGTGAAGGAAAGAGATTGGCGTTCTCCCCACGGCTGAGGCCGAGGGACTCCGGCCCTCGCGGGTCGGGTCTCCCGCGTCACCGGCGGCCGCTCTCCGGACGGAACCGGTCGTGCGTCTCCCCGGCCTCCGCCGGCCTCACATCCCGGCGGTCCGATGACAGGCCCGGTGTCCCGATCGGCGCCACCGCACCGCCGGCACCGCATCGAACACCACGCGTCACCGTTACCCGCCCTCTCCCCAGGCCCGAAGCCCGGGGTCTCCACACAGAAGGAATTCGATGAAGCTAGCGAAGCTGGCCACCGCCTCGGTGGGCCTGGCTCTCGCCATGGTGGTAACCGCCTGTGGCTCGAGCACCAAGACCGTCGACCAGGCCGCGTCGAGTTCGGCCGCGCCGGGCGACGCCCTGGTCGGCGTCACCATGCCCACCAAGTCGTCCGAGCGCTGGATCCACGACGGCGACAACGTCAAGGGCGCCCTGGAGAAGCTGGGCTACAAGGTCGACCTGCAGTACGCGGAGAACGACATTCCCACGCAGGTCAACCAGATCGAGAACCAGATCACCAGGGGCGCCAAGCTGCTGATCATCGCCTCGATCGACGGCACCGCGCTCACCACCCAGCTGCAGGAAGCGGCCGACAAGAAGATCCCGGTGATCGCCTACGACCGGCTCATCCGCAACAGCCCCAACGTCGACTACTACGCCACCTTCGACAACTTCAAGGTGGGTGTGCAGCAGGCGACCTCGCTGCTGGTGGGCCTCGGGCTGAAGAAGGAGGACGGTTCCGACGGCGACGCCAAGGGCCCGTTCAACATCGAGGTCTTCGCCGGCTCGCCGGACGACAACAACGCCACCTTCTTCTTCAACGGCGCCATGGAGACCCTGAAGCCCTACATCGACAAGGGCACGCTGGTCGTCAAGAGCGGCCAGGTCGACTTCAAGACCGTCGCGATCCTGCGCTGGGACCCGGCCACCGCGCAGAAGCGCATGGAGGACGTGCTCACCAAGACCTACTCCGGCGGTGACGCCAAGGTCCAGGGCGTGCTCTCGCCGTACGACGGTCTGTCCATCGGCATCCTGTCGGCGCTGAAGAGCAACGGGTACGGCACCGCCGACCAGCCCTACCCGGTCGTCACCGGCCAGGACGCCGAGGCCGCCTCGGTGAAGTCGATCATCGCGGGTGAGCAGTACTCCACGATCTACAAGGACACCCGCCAGCTCGCCGACGTCACCGTCAAGATGGCCGACGCCGTGCTCAAGGGCGCCAAGCCCGAGGTGAACAACACCACGGACTACGACAACGGCAGCAAGGTCGTCCCGTCCTACCTGCTCGACCCCGTGATCGTCTACAAGGACAACTACAAGCAGCTCCTGGTCGACTCCGGCTACTACACCGAAGACCAGCTCAAGTAGGAACACCGGCATGACGAATGATGTCCGGCCGGCCGCGAGTGCCGATCACCGCCGGCCGGACATCGGGCGGATGGGGAAACGGTGCGGAGGCGGACGGTATGACCGACCACATACTTCAAATGCGCGGGATCACCAAGACGTTCCCGGGCGTCAAGGCACTTCAGGACGTCAACCTGACGGTGCGAAAAGGCGAGATACACGCGATCTGCGGAGAGAACGGCGCCGGCAAGTCGACCCTGATGAAGGTCCTGTCCGGCGTCTACCCCTACGGCTCCTACGACGGCGAGATCTACTTCGACGGTGAGCTGAGCCAGTTCTCCGACATCAGGCAGAGCGAGAAACTCGGCATCGTGATCATCCATCAGGAGCTGGCGCTCAGCCCGCACCTGTCGATCGCCGAGAACATCTTCCTGGGCAACGAGAGGGCCAAGCGCGGCCTGATCGACTGGAACCGTACGAACGCCGAGGCCATGGAGCTGCTCGAACGGGTCGGGCTGCACGAGAACCCGGTGACGCGCGCGATGGACATCGGCGTGGGCAAGCAGCAGCTGGTGGAGATCGCCAAGGCGCTGTCCAAGCGGGTCCGGCTGCTCATCCTCGACGAGCCGACCGCGGCGCTCAACGACGAGGACTCGGCGCACCTGCTCAACCTGCTGCGCGGGCTGCGCGACGAGGGCATCACCTCAGTGATCATCTCGCACAAGCTGAACGAGATCCGGGCCGTCGCCGACTCCACGACGATCCTGCGGGACGGGCGGACGATCGAGACCCTGGACATGAGGAACGACGCGGTCTCCGAGGACCGGATCATCTCGGGCATGGTCGGCCGCGACCTCGACAACCGCTACCCGCCGCACGAACCGAAGATCGGCGAGGAGGTGCTGCGGATCGAGGACTGGACCGTGCACAGCCCCTCCCAGCGCGGTCGTGTCGTCGTGTCCGGCGCCAACCTGATGCTGCGCCGCGGCGAGATCGTCGGCCTGGCGGGTCTCATGGGCGCCGGCCGTACCGAGCTGGCGATGAGCGTGTTCGGCCGCAGCTACGGGACCGACATCTCCGGCCGCGTCTACAAGAACGGCAAGGAGATCCAGCTCCGCTCGGTCGGCGAGGCGATCCATCACGGGCTGGCCTACGCCACCGAGGATCGCAAGCGGTACGGGCTCAACCTGATCGAGGACATCAAGCGCAACGTCTCGGCCGCGGCGCTGGGGAAGCTGGCCAAACGCGGCTGGGTCGACGACAACGAGGAATACCGGGTCGCCAGCGACTTCCGCACCGAGATGAACATCAAGGCCCCCAGCGTCCTGTCGGTCACCGGAAAGCTCAGCGGCGGCAACCAGCAGAAGGTCGTGCTGGCGAAGTGGATGTTCACCGACCCCGACGTGCTGATCCTCGACGAACCCACCCGCGGCATCGACGTGGGCGCCAAGTACGAGATCTACTCGATCATCAACAAGCTCGCCGACCAGGGCAAAGCCATCCTGGTCATATCCTCGGAGCTTCCCGAGCTCCTCGGCATCTGCGATCGCATCTACGCGCTGTCCGCCGGCCGCGTCACCGGTGAGGTCTCAAGGGCGGACGCCACCCCGGAGCGGCTCATGCAGTTCATGACCAAGGAAAAGGAGTAATGGCACAGATGAGCAGCAGCGGTCAGGCCCCCCCACGTGAGATATCGCCCACGAGCGGGAGCCTTCCACCCGTTCCCGCGGCGGCGTCGGGAGGCCGTTTCTCCATCAACCTGCGGCAGAGCGGCATCTACATCGCCTTCGCGCTGATCATTGTTCTGTTCTCGATCGTGACCGGGGGTGAGCTGCTCAAACCGCAGAACATCTCCAACATCATCGTGCAGAACTCCTACATCCTGATCCTCGCGATCGGCATGATCCTGATCATCATCGCCGGCCACATCGACCTGTCGGTGGGATCGGTGGTGGCGCTCACCGGCGCGATAGCGGCGGTGCTGATGGTCAACATGAACGTGGCGTGGCCGCTGGCGATCCTCATCACGCTCGTCGCCGGCGCGCTGATCGGGGCGTGGCAGGGCTACTGGGTCGCCTACTTCGGCATACCGGCGTTCATCGTGACCCTGGGCGGTCTGCTGATCTTCCGGGCCCTGACGCTGACCGTGCTCGGCAACCAGGGCATCGGCCCGTTCCCCGACGAGGTCCGCACGCTGGCCAACGGCTTCACCTCCTCCTACCTCGGCAACATCGGCCTCGGCCCGCTCGGCGGTGCCGACCTGCTGACGCTGCTCGTCGGGCTGGCGGCGGTGGCCGCGATCATCGGCAGCCAGTGGCGCACCCGCCAGGGACGCATCGGCTACCGGCAGCAGGTCGACGCGCTGCCCCTGTTCATCCTCAAGATCGCCGCCGCGGTCGTGGTGGTGATGGCGGTCATCGTCCAGCTGGCCAGGTTCAAGAACCTGCCCTGGGTCCTGGTGCTCCTCGCGGTCCTCGTGCTGGCCTACACCCTGCTGACCAACCGCGCCGTCTTCGGCCGCCACATCTACGCCATCGGCGGCAACCTGAACGCCGCGAGCCTGTCCGGAATCAAGGTCAAGTCCGTCACGTTCTGGATCTTCGTCAACATGGGAGTGCTGTCCGCGCTCGCCGGCGTGATCTTCGCCGGCCGGCTGAACCAGGCGGGTCCCACGGCGGGCACCAGCTTCGAGCTGGACGCCATCGCCGCCGCGTTCATCGGCGGT
It includes:
- the mmsB gene encoding multiple monosaccharide ABC transporter permease: MSSSGQAPPREISPTSGSLPPVPAAASGGRFSINLRQSGIYIAFALIIVLFSIVTGGELLKPQNISNIIVQNSYILILAIGMILIIIAGHIDLSVGSVVALTGAIAAVLMVNMNVAWPLAILITLVAGALIGAWQGYWVAYFGIPAFIVTLGGLLIFRALTLTVLGNQGIGPFPDEVRTLANGFTSSYLGNIGLGPLGGADLLTLLVGLAAVAAIIGSQWRTRQGRIGYRQQVDALPLFILKIAAAVVVVMAVIVQLARFKNLPWVLVLLAVLVLAYTLLTNRAVFGRHIYAIGGNLNAASLSGIKVKSVTFWIFVNMGVLSALAGVIFAGRLNQAGPTAGTSFELDAIAAAFIGGAAVQGGVGKVIGAITGGLIMAVINNGMSLIGAPSERVMLIKGLVLLAAVAFDVWTKRRAGAST
- a CDS encoding deaminase codes for the protein MTAAEGDRDWLRLACDLAELCPSSDTAFSVGAVVVAADGEEIARGYSRETDQHVHAEESALSKISPDDPRLAGATIYSSLEPCSTRSSRPRTCTRLILDSGIRRVVMAWREPLLFVDCHGAEELAAAGVTVLEIPELAWRAREPNAHLLSR
- a CDS encoding damage-control phosphatase ARMT1 family protein, with product MADGDIRRGPGRLGVPSDASVILSDVPGSFTWKVLHERHPALIQKVRDATPYDPDRLRALDLLLGEITEGVIGPLRGATHDRDLWESWDRGHLGRRWDDAPFLWAESYFYRKLLAAVGYFDPGPWWGVDPFEPFKQAELFGGAVDDELRALDGFSALSPGEQAQALTLKALWGNRADLGFLISAGGSGLDVRVPGLVADDSALVWSMIDDLSAAGASPAGDGSPAGGGPAAGDGSPTGGASAAGGRSSAGGASPAGGRSSRVCLVADNAGNELLPDLVLIDHLLHARGVEEVVLHVKPSPYYVSDAMMADVVACLRRMSAAGGRAGEIGGRLREAMGSGRLLVRAHAFACAPLPYEEMPGDLREDFASASLTIMKGDLNYRRLVGDRYWPPTTPFAVATEYFPGPVAALRTLKSEVVVGLEAGTVTALEASGKPWRVSGTHGLIQARS
- the mmsA gene encoding multiple monosaccharide ABC transporter ATP-binding protein — protein: MTDHILQMRGITKTFPGVKALQDVNLTVRKGEIHAICGENGAGKSTLMKVLSGVYPYGSYDGEIYFDGELSQFSDIRQSEKLGIVIIHQELALSPHLSIAENIFLGNERAKRGLIDWNRTNAEAMELLERVGLHENPVTRAMDIGVGKQQLVEIAKALSKRVRLLILDEPTAALNDEDSAHLLNLLRGLRDEGITSVIISHKLNEIRAVADSTTILRDGRTIETLDMRNDAVSEDRIISGMVGRDLDNRYPPHEPKIGEEVLRIEDWTVHSPSQRGRVVVSGANLMLRRGEIVGLAGLMGAGRTELAMSVFGRSYGTDISGRVYKNGKEIQLRSVGEAIHHGLAYATEDRKRYGLNLIEDIKRNVSAAALGKLAKRGWVDDNEEYRVASDFRTEMNIKAPSVLSVTGKLSGGNQQKVVLAKWMFTDPDVLILDEPTRGIDVGAKYEIYSIINKLADQGKAILVISSELPELLGICDRIYALSAGRVTGEVSRADATPERLMQFMTKEKE
- a CDS encoding AIM24 family protein, which gives rise to MRSSFFGNLEQGQVPGHFTLQNSKMVRVHLNGEVLARQGSMVAFQGKMDFDYEGSGGMGRFLKKMVTGEGAPLMRVRGQGTLFLADNADDVHLFYLENEAITVNGTNLLAFDPQLTWDIQRLQGAGIATGGLFNTTIQGTGWVAVTAHGAPVLLDTSDAPTFADSQSAVCWSAGLRVGVNRTMKAGALIGRGSGEAAQLAFQGAGFVLVQASEGPIMPQSGG
- the chvE gene encoding multiple monosaccharide ABC transporter substrate-binding protein; amino-acid sequence: MKLAKLATASVGLALAMVVTACGSSTKTVDQAASSSAAPGDALVGVTMPTKSSERWIHDGDNVKGALEKLGYKVDLQYAENDIPTQVNQIENQITRGAKLLIIASIDGTALTTQLQEAADKKIPVIAYDRLIRNSPNVDYYATFDNFKVGVQQATSLLVGLGLKKEDGSDGDAKGPFNIEVFAGSPDDNNATFFFNGAMETLKPYIDKGTLVVKSGQVDFKTVAILRWDPATAQKRMEDVLTKTYSGGDAKVQGVLSPYDGLSIGILSALKSNGYGTADQPYPVVTGQDAEAASVKSIIAGEQYSTIYKDTRQLADVTVKMADAVLKGAKPEVNNTTDYDNGSKVVPSYLLDPVIVYKDNYKQLLVDSGYYTEDQLK
- a CDS encoding maleylpyruvate isomerase family mycothiol-dependent enzyme; the encoded protein is MTSESKDPLADLDPFDVFDAEAARLDRHFSRLDEEAWSSPSRCEGWSVRDVLGHLAGEELYNHACLDDDLEGFFATLEREGVGGGFSGFNEWCVRSRRDVPVREVLEEWRRANGETRERMRALGREAELRTSAGPYPVGLQAFHYDSEYATHADDVGAPVSEDEAGERTRWRARVGAFVLDELGSGIKTDLTGEGVVVRADGRSERMPAEVFVETTVGRLPDDHPLDRRLRTALRCLA
- a CDS encoding RibD family protein — its product is MKDRPYVLLSCAMSVDGYIDDSSPERLLLSNDEDFDRVDEVRATCDAILVGAGTVRRDDPRLLVRSQARRRERVARGVPPSPAKVTLTTAGDLDPSSRFFAAGDAEKIVYAASAAVGKLSARLGEAGTDAEVVDAGDPVELRRLLGDLAGRGVRRLMVEGGASVHTRFLQEDLVDELHLVIAPFFVGDSTAPRFVRDGGFPHDRRRRMDLAEVRKMGDVTLLRYLL